The region caataatttatttaaaagagaaattaagcTGGTTGTTTAATGTCAGCTTACAAAAATTAGTACAGGACAATTTTGGACCGCATTGGAtagttttcaagtttttcatTTTGCAAGGTATTAAATGATATATAACGTAATcactacaaaaagaaaacaaaagattgTGTGTAAATTGATGGTGATACACCCACCGCTTCGATTgctattaaatttgttttctggGGGCGTGTCAGAAGACTTCAATGATGAGGACATTTCTAAGCATTTGCATCCTACAGCAAATGATATGACACTTTTAGACGCTGATGCTTCAAAACATTGAGGATAAGCAAGTgaaattgtttttgtctttaTGCCTTTGCCCTTTTGGCCCAGACAGGAAAGAATTGACCCAGGCACCTAACCATTTTTCTCACCACAAGTTTTGATTCCAGTCCAGAAATGTTACAAGGATAGAAGTTAAAGCGGAAAGGATGCCGATAAAGAAAAGCAGAGGAAAAGAAACGAAAAGCAGCTCTTAAGCGTAAGTTTTTACGGTGCTAGAAGAGATATGTAGCATCAAAAGTCAAAACATTGTTTCATACCACGGAAGGGAAGGGAGGGTGTAGGTAAGGTGGCAAGAGGAAAGCTCAAGGCATACCAGTTCATAGGTTCAACTCCTACTCTTGGATAGACACTGAAAGGCTCCTAAGTTGAGTACAGGGCAAAAAGCAAATTCATCAAGGATTCTACATGAAATACTACAATGCACACAGTCGCACAGATGCAACCGCAGTTCTATCATTATTTTTCCCAGAGTTTTATTTAAAGCTTCAAGTGGACAGACTAAAATCCCAGACCGTCTTAAATGAGAAAAACGAATCAGACCATATATGTCATCGCCACTTGCATGATATTCATGTGGGGTACACTCATATTAGCAGCACCAGCTCTACAATTATTCCTCAAGAATGCATAGAGGTAGTTAATAACCAGTTTCTTGAAGAAAAGGGAGTTTTTCTTTGCCCTCACATCCCCGTGAGCCAATAAATAAGTAAATCCCGAATCCATTGCTTCTCGAAGAGCTGAAAGCTCATACTCCAGACCTGGGTCTTCATCGAAGGACATTACACTTGCGGGCAATGCTGATGAAGTGTCTTCGGGAATAGAAGTTCCCGGGGCTTCCAATCTATGATCATGCATTAAAGGAACCCTAAGTTCCTCTGTCCCATCACCACCCGCAGCTCCAGAATCCCTTGACCTCTCGGAAACACTATCATCAAAGTGCTCGTTCAAATTGCTCTCCATGGCAAGATCTTGAGCCTCTCTCCTCAAGAACTTCTCAAGGCTTTCAACTAAAAGTTGCTCAAACACATGGTGATCTACCTTCCTGACATCTTTGTAACCGTATCGGGCAACACATTGGAATATATGGTAGTCCTTCGGACAAACTCTACGGAAAAGAAACCTTTCCTCTTGAGGGACCACTGGCACAGGAACATACTTGATGCAAACAAATACTATAGTAGAGTGGATTGCTGGAAGGCTAAGCAGGAACTGCCCAAAAATTGAGGGAATGCCTTGGACAAGCTCATTGTACAGCAGTCCGATTCCTGGAACTCTTACAGTTCCAAGGGTGGAGCCAAGTTCAAGCATAAAATCCATGGAAATCTTCTCTCTCACCTCACTCTGGTACTTCAACACGCTCCCATAATTCCAAGTGTACATCACACATAGAAAGAACGTAGCAAAAACAAGCGGAAGCCAACCTCCCTCTTTGATTTTTGATAAAACTGCAGACAAGTAAACGAGCTCTACAGACCCAAACACTAACGGGAAACACAAAGCCAGGAACAAGTTGGTCTTCCAAATTAGAAGCATCACAAGTGTCACCAGCGTGGTGCTCACAATCATCACACCAACTTCAGCTATGCCTGCAAGAACAACACGAGTTCCATTAGCAAACCTACAACTGTAGGCTTAGAAACAACTAACGAGCATTAGCCCAGCCCCTCCTTCAAGAAAAATCGTTAGATACACAGGGGACAAGATCAAATTGACTTGTCGAGCTATATTGGAAAGCAATAGATTTCCAACTGGAAATTATTAAATACCAGCAGGTATTTCTATTCCAGAAAatttcaaatgatatttttttaatgcagaaAAAAGAACGCTATGGAGATGAAAAAGCAGGAAGATACTTACCATATGCATTGGCAATATCTGTTGTTCTTCGGAAGATTGAAACCACAACAATGCACATtatcattagaaaataattgattaCAGGGATATAAATTTGGCCCATCAGCTTCCTTGAGGTGTGAACTATCTTCAACCTTGGGAAGCATCCAAGAGACATTGCTTGCTTAACACACGAAAATGTAGCAGATATCATTGCTTGGCTGGCAATCATGGCAGCGAGGGTGGCAATGACAAAGACTGGCCAGAAAAGGCTCTCTGTTATTCATGAGATTCAGGAACTGTGTCAGATTTTGCACTTAACATACAGACATTTTGACTTGAGATAGTTTAAAAGGGAAATGAATTAATGTTAGTAATCATACTAGGGGGAAAAGTCACCTGGAATAGAATCGTAGAATATTCTGCTTGCTGAATCGGGATATTTCATCAAATTTGAAGCCTGACCCATGTAAGCCAGGAGAAGACAGGGAAACACTACACAAGTAAAGGCAATCTGTGCAAGTAGTAAAGGGTAATTAGgtgaaatatatatagtaaatcTTCGAGAAAGATACAAAATTCAGGGAAGCAGAAAGAAACCTGTATGGATTCTACGGAAAAATGCCCCAAGTCAGCGAACATGGCTTCAGCTCCTGAAACGACATGCAGAGATGGTGTGGCATAAAACATGTGTATCTTTTTTACAATGCTATTTGACAAACTCAAAGATGATAATACGAAAAGGCAGGTTGTCACTTTTCACATTGAAGCGAGGCTGATTCACCAATCAGCCTTTATAGCCGCTGTGTCCAACACCTAATTTGCAATTATCAACATAGCAGAACAGACAAAagcaaaaatctaatttatgcAACCAGCATATCGGTGTAAAGAAACAGTGTGTTGCATTTAGACAGGACTGTAACAATGTGTTACAAGAAGTATAAGAGAGGCAAGCAAGCAAAAGATCAAGAGATTCTACTGTAGAAAAAGGCAATGTAGACAGTTCAAATTATAATCAAACGAACTGGATTGCCCAAATGTCTCTACCCAGAACAGACTTAATAACAATACCCCGTTTCGGCTTATTCATTCAATACTGACTGATACGTATCTGTGTCCCCAAAAGAAGGCTTTAAGAGAAACTTTCGCAATAGGAGATCAACAGGTATGGTTGATATGCAAGAAGAATTTCATCAGTCATGAAACATTTGTACACAAGAATGGTAGAGTGATCTTTATACCGGAAAAATTCAGTGGACACCTTACCAGCTAAAGTCGTATGGATTTAGGGTTCCTAACCTTCAAATGTAGGTAgcaaattttgaaaacaatGAGCAAAGATGATTTACATCTACTCTTACTAGGGAAGATGTCTCCAGGTCCCAGTAGCATATCTGATATGACTGGGGAAGTTGAGGACAGAGTAGAATATCCAAATCAATGTAGTAATCCACCAGTAGAGCTCACAGTTTAGGGCAGTATGTACCTGTAATGCACAGAACGCAGCCACCAAGAGCTGACCAAGCAGCACTACTGttctttttgaagaaaaaatagatataagcTGGATTGAGTGCCTTGATGACGCTGCTATCATGCTTCACTAGATTGTAAATCCCAATGGAACCCAGAGAAAAGAACCACAGACCAAGTACCGGAGCAAACAGGAAACCCACCTTCCCTGTTCCAAACTGCTGTATGCTGAACAGCCCCACAAGGATTATGATTGAGACAACAACCACAGCATCTATAGACAAAACCAGTTAGATTATAGTGATTTTGGTCACAACATTCATTAGTTGTTGCATCTACAATAGCCAGAGAAAAGAATGCGGAAGTTGCCCAGAATTGTGTTGTATGTATCTGTCTTGTAATACAAATGTAATGGATGGTTCATATTAACCCAGTGAGTAATGAATTCATGATAAAATAAGTTTCCTACTAACATGGATCCACTGCAATAGCATCAAGTTTGTATAAAACTTGTTATCCTTCCGTGCATTCTGGCCTGAACAAAACAAGCATCCCACAATCTATGCCTAGATTTCACAGACACATGAGGATCTCTCTGACTACAATAACATTAcattgtgaaaagaaaaaataggtaaAGTAGAACTTTAAGCGCGCCACACAAGGATATTTGACCCCATTTAATATCTTCACTTCTTCAGTTCTTTCCTGACACCAAACAGTAAAGTAGACCACACATGCATCtagagaagtaaaaaaaaaaagaacaaaaaatacttaCTTGTACCAAACCAGGATATTTCACCTTGCAGACCGCTCACGGCCGACATCACTGCATGGCAGATGCCATAATAGTGAATTAGTGTCATTCCAGGCAATTGAAATTGATTCTATTTcacaactaaaataaaaataacactgaAATGGCTACAGGTTGATATAGGTTGATAGAACATTCCACCATAATTATTGAAACAAAGAACCAACGAACAAGTTCAATATGCCTTGTCCTCTGGTTTGTTAATGCATTTCAAAGTGCTTTTGGACCGAGAAAGCATTGAATTGATGCTTTTTTCATTCTGAAAGCGCTTTTGCAAACGCACCTGAAACACATTACCAAATACACAATTCTAAATTAAGGTTAAAGGGAAATCAACAGCAAAATATTCATATGGAGAGAATGATCAAGATGATGTTTCAAGTGAAAATAATTCCCCTTTTAAGGAAAGCTTCTGCCTTTTTGGAAGTTGCAAGCACTCTTCACCTATCTCACTGACAAGCAAGCCAAACGAAAATATCTATACCCTATAGGGTTTGATTTCAACGAATCAGCACTCATGATTTATCCAATAGGTAACTGTAGCTGGTTCTTCACATAAATTCATCGAATTGGACTTTGATGATGTTACAACACCATGTGATCCTTAGTTAGTAGGAGAATGACACCATGCTTTATTAGTTGGATAAGGATTGTTAATAGTTCATAAGTAAATATTAGTTAGCACAAGAGATCAACACCTCTATAAATATCGTTGTAGAATTCCTGAagagaataagaatgaaatcaGTATAGTCTATTTTGTAGAAATTCTGCAGAatcccttttctctctttctctcaattCCTCTCTCCctaaatctttctttctatcAAGAATCACTTTGTTAAGCCTAGTTCTTAACAGACGATAAATCCTTAAACTCCCACAGTTAATGTAGCATGTATTTCAGAGCTttgttctctgtttttttttttattattattattttgacaatCAGGAGCTTATTTTCTAGGAGGTCACTAACTTTGAATTTTGTTGGCGTTCCCCAAGAAAAACCGCATGGAATCGTCTACTGCTTAAAAAATCTCATAGCTAGTGACTGAGTTGCACCTTCACTATTGAATAATCTCCAGTTCTACATGGTGAATGGAAGATAGAAATCCACCAGTTGTAAGACCATATGATGTGAGCAGAAAATTCTCAAACACGGACTACGTTTTTATAGCACCTAGCTACCAGTCAATGACACAACACATCCATGTACCTGACATTGCGGGGGTAAGAATACCATCTCCTATGACCATGGAAGTTCCTGTCAGAACCAAAAGCAAAAGCAGTGTTTTCAAGGATGATCTTTTCTCCAAagtttcttttatctttaaagCCCTCTCCAGTTCTGGTGTGGGCAATTTGAgcttaaaacttgaaatattttcATCAGCTGGCTGTCGATTTGGCAGCATATTAACCTTTGCATATCTGCAGATCAGTGAGTAGAGAGCAAATGTTCCTCCTACAATCAGAGTTATCGATGTATTAAACAATATATAGTCCATGAGATTACTAGCAATAAAGCAAGATGAAAAGCAATCAATTTGAAAAGATATCTCTTACCTTCCCCATTATCATTTGCTTTGAGCactacaaaaacatattttgctAATGGAATGAGAGAAATCGTGTAAATAACTAATGACAATGCTCCCAAGATATCAACTTCTGACTTGATGGGCACCTTGCTGAAAACATCAGTAAAGACATAGAGAGGGCTTGTGCCCAGGTCACCATACACCACACCAAGTGTCTGAAAAGCCATTGCAAGAGTTTTCCAAACTGAAAGGTCCTAATATAGTAAAGTAATGGTTTAGTAATAGAAAACATCAGATCTCATTGACTcgtgaattttttatttcattctagCAAACCACTTTTGCTGCTTGTCAAAGTGAGTAAGATTGGCTGATGAAGCAGACAAAATCTTTTTGAATGCCTAGCAGTTAAAGTTGGGACTGATATGAACTCCTAACTTTTCAGCTGTTTTTCTGCTGCGCTCTCTTTTCATGGATTCTAATCACGGCTAGAGGAAAGGTGCTGTTTATAGAATTcctaacccccccccccccaaccacCAAATGTTAGTTACGAAGAATCAAACCATGTCAAATTTTGGGTCAACCAGGCAACACTGAACTTCCCCACAATGGCCACTGATAAAAACCGTTCACATGCCCAGCTTACTCCAAAACGTAAAGCAATAGGTGGAATCATTGCAGAGAATAGCAACTATAATAATGGTGGAGTTTATCGATTCCCTACCTTCATCATTGGTCACAACTCACAAAATTCCCGTGAAAGTCAATTTTATAGCATTTTCCCCAAATTTACACAGTAGCATAACAACTCGAGCTAGGAAACACAGGTACATTTTGAGGGAAATGGATGATAGCcatgataaaattcaaaaggaaagaaagaatgtAATTAGTAAACGGTGATGATTATATGATTATTAGTACCTTAGAGTGGTGGTGGTGAGCACCAGCAATCTCCATGGCTTCAACATCAAAAGAGTTAACTTTGTTGGGCTTCTTAACCAGCCTCCTCCTAATGGATCCATACCCTTGTCTGCTATCGTTCTCATCAAGCAAAGATCAAGGAGGCGACTCTGAGTCCACTTCGCTACCATCCACCCACCTAGATTCACCAACACTACCACCATCAACAATGTTATGATTACTCCTGCCGACCAACCTCGCACTGCTCTCTTCAATCCGATCCTCATCTCCTTCCATATTCTACAAACCCACTTCAAGAACAAAACCTACAGGTTCGGTCTTCACGTACAATGGCACCACCCCCTTTGTGGTTAATGTTCATCACAGACTGAAGCAGTCTGTAGCATTGATATTGGGTGATGTTGAGTACTGATTTTGCATTGCTACTGACAATAATTATTAATAGAAAGGGACAAAGAACTGAAGAATATAAACCAATCACGAGTAAAAGACAAGAAGCAGAGTTATTTTCAGACATCGTCACCAGTAGAAAAGCATCCTTATGCAACGTAacgaacttaaaaaaaaatattaaaattaatttttatatttttatttttaatatgaatacaggttaaaaattattaatttaatatttttttaagtcaaacatttttaaaatagtttagtAAATACtttttagttggtttttttgAATGTGTTCCAGAATATGATAGAAATTAagacttgtatatatatatatttttttatagatggcAAAACTGAAGTCACTCAggatttacaattaaaaaaataataattaaaaagcctAAATCAAGACATAATTTAGATTGTagcagtaaaaatattttttatctttatttgaaaaagcaAAACACATGTTCTTGGAATGTAAAGTTATTTTCTTTGGGTTTATTTAGAAACCATTTAGAAACGCGatgtgaattatattttaaaaaagtttaaatttttttattaaaatttaatatgatttatatgttttggatcattttaatgtattaatatcaaaaataacttttaaaaaataaaaaaatattataaatataaattttaacatgaaaaattattttaaaaaaactgttatCAAACTAATAAATACGTTCTTATTATTGTCGTCTGGTTACCGAGcagaaaatcttataaaaatcttaaacacATGGGAAAGGTGGATAGACCGTACAGGCTTAACTCCTCAATGTCACAAGAAATTGAGCGGCTGAAAGGCAAAGAGAAGAACTGACTCGTAAGTAAAAAGTCTCTCCAACCTGAGGCCAGACCTAAGTCGAGAGTGAAGAGTCGTGCTTTCTTGGAAGGAAAGAGAATTCCGAGCCACCTACCCTAGTCAATAAAAGATTCTTTCATCAAAAAGCTAACTGCTAACAGAGTTGGTTGCTTTCCATGGGTgtgtatgaaaaaaaaggtacaactgttttttttataaaaaaataatttaatttttatatattttttaaaattattttaatgtattgatgtttaaaataatttttaaaaaataaaaaaactttattttaatacatttttaaatgaaaaatactttaaaccgcTACCGCCActacaatttcaaacacaatcTTAAAAGGAAAAGCGAGGCAAAGGGCTCTACATTTTCACATTAACAATGTAATAACTAATATATTcttataagttaaaaaaattaaaaccatgtATAAgggctttttggtttttttacctTCAAATGCATAGTTAAATGACTATATTGCCCCTAcatttctcaaaaataaaattgatggttATGGCTATTTGGGTATttttcatatagttttttttatattgtcaaTTAAAATGAGGGACAGTTAGGTCTttgaacaaaaatgaaaaaaaaagttattgacgCGTGCGTAGCACGCTCTAGCAGGTAGGAGATGTCTATACTTTTTAGGCAATGCATGTGGCACCTCCTAATATTCAAATGTCACTGTCAACGACGACGTTGGAAGTGGAGGTTTATCTTTTACATGGTGGTTTGACGCGTGTCAACGACAGATATATGGTTGATCTCTAGTGAATTCcc is a window of Populus nigra chromosome 10, ddPopNigr1.1, whole genome shotgun sequence DNA encoding:
- the LOC133705266 gene encoding putative potassium transporter 12 isoform X4, which gives rise to MSAVSGLQGEISWFGTNAVVVVSIIILVGLFSIQQFGTGKVGFLFAPVLGLWFFSLGSIGIYNLVKHDSSVIKALNPAYIYFFFKKNSSAAWSALGGCVLCITGAEAMFADLGHFSVESIQIAFTCVVFPCLLLAYMGQASNLMKYPDSASRIFYDSIPESLFWPVFVIATLAAMIASQAMISATFSCVKQAMSLGCFPRLKIVHTSRKLMGQIYIPVINYFLMIMCIVVVSIFRRTTDIANAYGIAEVGVMIVSTTLVTLVMLLIWKTNLFLALCFPLVFGSVELVYLSAVLSKIKEGGWLPLVFATFFLCVMYTWNYGSVLKYQSEVREKISMDFMLELGSTLGTVRVPGIGLLYNELVQGIPSIFGQFLLSLPAIHSTIVFVCIKYVPVPVVPQEERFLFRRVCPKDYHIFQCVARYGYKDVRKVDHHVFEQLLVESLEKFLRREAQDLAMESNLNEHFDDSVSERSRDSGAAGGDGTEELRVPLMHDHRLEAPGTSIPEDTSSALPASVMSFDEDPGLEYELSALREAMDSGFTYLLAHGDVRAKKNSLFFKKLVINYLYAFLRNNCRAGAANMSVPHMNIMQVAMTYMV
- the LOC133705266 gene encoding putative potassium transporter 12 isoform X2 — translated: MLPNRQPADENISSFKLKLPTPELERALKIKETLEKRSSLKTLLLLLVLTGTSMVIGDGILTPAMSVMSAVSGLQGEISWFGTNAVVVVSIIILVGLFSIQQFGTGKVGFLFAPVLGLWFFSLGSIGIYNLVKHDSSVIKALNPAYIYFFFKKNSSAAWSALGGCVLCITGAEAMFADLGHFSVESIQIAFTCVVFPCLLLAYMGQASNLMKYPDSASRIFYDSIPESLFWPVFVIATLAAMIASQAMISATFSCVKQAMSLGCFPRLKIVHTSRKLMGQIYIPVINYFLMIMCIVVVSIFRRTTDIANAYGIAEVGVMIVSTTLVTLVMLLIWKTNLFLALCFPLVFGSVELVYLSAVLSKIKEGGWLPLVFATFFLCVMYTWNYGSVLKYQSEVREKISMDFMLELGSTLGTVRVPGIGLLYNELVQGIPSIFGQFLLSLPAIHSTIVFVCIKYVPVPVVPQEERFLFRRVCPKDYHIFQCVARYGYKDVRKVDHHVFEQLLVESLEKFLRREAQDLAMESNLNEHFDDSVSERSRDSGAAGGDGTEELRVPLMHDHRLEAPGTSIPEDTSSALPASVMSFDEDPGLEYELSALREAMDSGFTYLLAHGDVRAKKNSLFFKKLVINYLYAFLRNNCRAGAANMSVPHMNIMQVAMTYMV
- the LOC133705266 gene encoding putative potassium transporter 12 isoform X1; translation: MEIAGAHHHHSKDLSVWKTLAMAFQTLGVVYGDLGTSPLYVFTDVFSKVPIKSEVDILGALSLVIYTISLIPLAKYVFVVLKANDNGEGGTFALYSLICRYAKVNMLPNRQPADENISSFKLKLPTPELERALKIKETLEKRSSLKTLLLLLVLTGTSMVIGDGILTPAMSVMSAVSGLQGEISWFGTNAVVVVSIIILVGLFSIQQFGTGKVGFLFAPVLGLWFFSLGSIGIYNLVKHDSSVIKALNPAYIYFFFKKNSSAAWSALGGCVLCITGAEAMFADLGHFSVESIQIAFTCVVFPCLLLAYMGQASNLMKYPDSASRIFYDSIPESLFWPVFVIATLAAMIASQAMISATFSCVKQAMSLGCFPRLKIVHTSRKLMGQIYIPVINYFLMIMCIVVVSIFRRTTDIANAYGIAEVGVMIVSTTLVTLVMLLIWKTNLFLALCFPLVFGSVELVYLSAVLSKIKEGGWLPLVFATFFLCVMYTWNYGSVLKYQSEVREKISMDFMLELGSTLGTVRVPGIGLLYNELVQGIPSIFGQFLLSLPAIHSTIVFVCIKYVPVPVVPQEERFLFRRVCPKDYHIFQCVARYGYKDVRKVDHHVFEQLLVESLEKFLRREAQDLAMESNLNEHFDDSVSERSRDSGAAGGDGTEELRVPLMHDHRLEAPGTSIPEDTSSALPASVMSFDEDPGLEYELSALREAMDSGFTYLLAHGDVRAKKNSLFFKKLVINYLYAFLRNNCRAGAANMSVPHMNIMQVAMTYMV
- the LOC133705266 gene encoding putative potassium transporter 12 isoform X3 translates to MTLIHYYGICHAVMSAVSGLQGEISWFGTNAVVVVSIIILVGLFSIQQFGTGKVGFLFAPVLGLWFFSLGSIGIYNLVKHDSSVIKALNPAYIYFFFKKNSSAAWSALGGCVLCITGAEAMFADLGHFSVESIQIAFTCVVFPCLLLAYMGQASNLMKYPDSASRIFYDSIPESLFWPVFVIATLAAMIASQAMISATFSCVKQAMSLGCFPRLKIVHTSRKLMGQIYIPVINYFLMIMCIVVVSIFRRTTDIANAYGIAEVGVMIVSTTLVTLVMLLIWKTNLFLALCFPLVFGSVELVYLSAVLSKIKEGGWLPLVFATFFLCVMYTWNYGSVLKYQSEVREKISMDFMLELGSTLGTVRVPGIGLLYNELVQGIPSIFGQFLLSLPAIHSTIVFVCIKYVPVPVVPQEERFLFRRVCPKDYHIFQCVARYGYKDVRKVDHHVFEQLLVESLEKFLRREAQDLAMESNLNEHFDDSVSERSRDSGAAGGDGTEELRVPLMHDHRLEAPGTSIPEDTSSALPASVMSFDEDPGLEYELSALREAMDSGFTYLLAHGDVRAKKNSLFFKKLVINYLYAFLRNNCRAGAANMSVPHMNIMQVAMTYMV